Genomic DNA from Roseburia intestinalis L1-82:
CGAAAGAGATAGCCCATGGTCACAAACGGGAATCCGAAAAAGAATCCGTTTCTTGCCGTAGCAAATACAGAAAGATACCATTGGATCTCATTCGCAGCCGGTAAAACGGTATCGAATACATGACGGTAAGTATTGTGGAAAACTCCAGTCAGATACAACAGCACAGCCGCTGCCACGATTCCTTTCACATTCCACCGAAAACGTGTTACCAACAGATACAAAAACAGCACCGCTGCAACAGTCGCAAGCAGATACCAGAGCTGTATGTAAGATCCTATCAGAAAAAATCTTCTTGCAAGTTCTAATATGTTTCCGGCAGCACTTCTTTTTTTCTCCCAGAAGCGGTCAATGATCGGTATCAGATATAACAGACTCCACCATACATACATCTTTATAATATGGAAAAGATATTTTTTTACCCTGTCTTTGTCTGTTATTTTTTCTCCGATAAAATAGCCGGTGCACACAAAAAAGAACGGAACTGCCATACGGCAGATCACCTGCTGAAATTCGTGTGAAAATACCGGTGCGATTTCCTCAAACGGAGGAATATGAATGGCAGCAACCAAAAATGCTGCCACAAATTTTGAGAAATCAAGTGCTCTGTATTCCTTTTTTTCCGATAGATATATCGTAGACATCCCAGATCCTTTCCTTATTCTGCTCTATTCCATTTCTTTTTGTTTTTTCCTTCCGTTCCGATACCTGAAAATAACGATCCCGATCACCGACAGGATTCCAAGTCCGCTCAAACCAGCACCTGTTTTTAAATACGGCGTACAGTAATAAAATTCGATCTGATGTGTTCCCTCCGGCACATCAACTGCCATATACATCGTATCCGCCTTTAAAATCTCTGTTTCCACACCATCTATATACGCCCGCCAGCCGCTACTGTACGGAATTGTCATACAGAGCAGTTTTTCCTGATCTGCCGTAAGGGTACCGGATATGTGATTTGTATCCATGACAACATCTTTTAAAATATCCTGTTTCAGACTTTTCGTCCAACCGGCAATCTGTTTTACCGGCTGGCAGACAATCTGCATCTCATCAAACCGGTAAGTTCCCTTTTCATGAAAGGTCAGTGTGATCTCATCTGCTTTTTCATCACGATATCCGGCATTGATCAGATAGTCATCCACACCACTGTAAAAGTTGTTTTTTCTGGTCAGGAATGTGATCATTTTGGTGATTTTTCCACAGGTCACATCAATGTGCAGACGGCTCTTCGACTGTGTTAACGTCTTTCCCTCCTCCGAAAACTGAAGCCCTTTTAATATGAAGTAAGTTTCACTCTCCGGTATCCCCTCAAAGGAAAGTGTTACTGACGCTTTCTTTTCCGTCGCAGTAAATCCCTGGTCGGTCAGTTCCACATTGTGCATATCTGTGATCATATAAGAAATATCTTCATCCGTAAATTCCGTTTCCGTCTTTGTATCAGCTAACGCAGATGGAATCTTATCATCTTCCACGACAATGCCCTGTAAAAGTGCCTGCTGTTTTTCCGTTACCTCCAGCGCTTCATATGTGCTCCGTGGAATTACCGCATCACTTGCAAAGCCAAGCGGCAGTACCGAATCATTTTCATAGGCATCGCATTTTACCTCATACTGTCCCCCGGCGCCAAGCGTTCCGCGATTGAAGCAGACATTA
This window encodes:
- a CDS encoding acyltransferase; its protein translation is MSTIYLSEKKEYRALDFSKFVAAFLVAAIHIPPFEEIAPVFSHEFQQVICRMAVPFFFVCTGYFIGEKITDKDRVKKYLFHIIKMYVWWSLLYLIPIIDRFWEKKRSAAGNILELARRFFLIGSYIQLWYLLATVAAVLFLYLLVTRFRWNVKGIVAAAVLLYLTGVFHNTYRHVFDTVLPAANEIQWYLSVFATARNGFFFGFPFVTMGYLFRVKADRIRKSAYGWYTVFFLVLMMLEEWIITQKIGESSHDMYLMTPLVTANLFLAAAFVPVGERMGAAAKTMRELSTEIFLLHMLVYFWYKKIMECMGLDAGNHLVRYMVVVTVSVLIGLILIYIRRKRSKQENYKKNIKQQKL